In the Gossypium arboreum isolate Shixiya-1 chromosome 10, ASM2569848v2, whole genome shotgun sequence genome, one interval contains:
- the LOC108487295 gene encoding E3 ubiquitin-protein ligase RMA1H1-like codes for MDFEQYYAREWRTVPGASTPESLNGNFNCNICLDFAHEPIVTLCGHLYCWPCIYKWLHVQSASLASDDHPQCPVCKAGISHTTMVPLYGRGQSESELQGKALYRGMVIPPRPPASSSHPLLSPTSLNSQQLPYRNPYQNQNYNPHASYEHDSSSPLLNLGGSRVTGFHHPLVGMFGEMVYARVFGNSESIYAYPNPHYLTGNGNNPRLRRHEMQADRSLNRISIFLFCCFLLCLIVF; via the coding sequence ATGGATTTTGAACAATATTATGCTCGGGAATGGAGGACCGTCCCAGGTGCTTCAACACCAGAGAGTTTGAATGGTAACTTCAACTGCAATATCTGCTTAGATTTTGCACATGAGCCGATTGTTACACTCTGCGGTCACCTTTACTGCTGGCCTTGCATCTATAAATGGCTTCATGTCCAGAGTGCCTCCCTTGCCTCAGACGATCATCCGCAGTGCCCTGTTTGCAAAGCCGGTATATCTCACACTACCATGGTTCCCCTTTATGGTCGTGGCCAGTCTGAATCCGAACTTCAAGGCAAGGCACTTTATAGGGGTATGGTGATACCTCCAAGACCACCAGCGAGCAGTTCACATCCTCTCTTATCACCTACATCCCTGAACAGTCAGCAGCTTCCTTATCGCAACCCTTACCAAAACCAAAACTACAACCCCCATGCTTCCTACGAACACGATTCATCCTCCCCGTTGCTAAACCTCGGAGGTTCCAGAGTGACCGGATTCCATCATCCGCTTGTTGGGATGTTTGGAGAGATGGTATATGCAAGGGTGTTCGGAAATTCGGAAAGCATATACGCATATCCGAACCCACACTACCTAACGGGAAATGGTAATAACCCGAGGTTGAGAAGACATGAGATGCAGGCTGATAGGTCACTGAATAGAATTTCAATCTTCCTCTTCTGTTGTTTCCTTTTGTGCTTGATTGTATTTTGA
- the LOC108488688 gene encoding uncharacterized protein LOC108488688, which produces MSTSKARNKKRGSESLLGKSDPKTRLIDDFDPDPDLSNDLKGIMSALQLIKEKAQKDGKKKNEETISSVAAEIRSKLDDLKSKIEKERQTFAKALTKSSKECENCLKSETAKFQEVYEKFCKEKTIHMQSLKDTISRFEEDKERLFVRYEQLRKKEKSLIIEQEKFYADKIAQLEESLKKKKQDERTFSILRKTLGSFLDNGSDEDFPPED; this is translated from the exons ATGTCAACGAGCAAAGCAAGAAACAAAAAGCGTGGATCGGAGTCCTTGCTCGGAAAATCGGATCCGAAAACCCGACTCATTGATGATTTCGATCCTGATCCTGATCTTTCTAA TGATCTCAAAGGGATCATGTCGGCTCTGCAACTGATAAAAGAAAAAGCACAAAAGGACGGGAAAAAGAAGAACGAAGAGACAATTTCcag TGTGGCTGCTGAGATAAGATCTAAGCTTGATGATCTGAAGTCAAAAATTGAGAAGGAAAG ACAAACATTTGCCAAGGCACTTACAAAGAGCTCAAAAGAG TGTGAAAATTGCTTGAAGAGTGAGACTGCTAAGTTTCAAGAGGTTTACGAGAAATTCTGCAAAGAAAAAACTATCCACATGCAGTCTTTGAAAG ATACTATTTCCAGATTTGAGGAAGACAAAGAAAGGCTGTTTGTGCGATATGAACAATTGA GGAAGAAAGAGAAGAGCTTGATAATCGAGCAAGAGAAATTCTATGCTGATAAAATTGCTCAGTTGGAGGAGTCATTGAAGAAAAAGAAACAG GATGAAAGAACTTTCAGCATTTTGAGGAAAACTCTTGGGTCTTTCCTCGACAATGGTTCGGATGAAGACTTCCCACCTGAAGATTGA
- the LOC108489324 gene encoding probable 2-carboxy-D-arabinitol-1-phosphatase: MVCEALSLTIPFFTNLASKDAKLATNRYNLCRSTPRIRCSSSSAEGPVTADKLENDYALTGSAYDFERGTISITRESLSSPKKVILVRHGLSTWNEEGRVQGSSNLSVLTEAGVKQAERCRHALANMHFDQCFSSPISRAKTTAEVLWQGREEPLVFLDSLKEAHLFFLEGMKNVDAKVIYPKEYITWREDPANFYVNGVYPLRRLWATARDAWREILFTPGESFLVVTHKSIVRALICTALGLPPERFRSIDVNNGGISTFVFNKRGEAMLKSLNMTAHMYSDHVYLS; the protein is encoded by the exons ATGGTTTGTGAAGCTCTGTCCTTAACCATCCCTTTCTTTACAAATTTAGCCTCCAAAGATGCTAAACTAGCTACTAACCGCTATAATTTATGTCGTTCAACTCCAAGAATTCGATGCTCAAGTTCCAGTGCAGAAGGGCCTGTAACTGCTG ATAAACTTGAAAATGATTATGCCTTGACTGGTTCTGcttatgattttgaaagaggtaCCATATCGATTACTCGTGAGTCCTTATCTTCTCCAAAGAAGGTAATTCTTGTAAGGCATGGCCTTAGCACTTGGAATGAAGAGGGTAGAGTTCAG GGCAGCTCAAACTTATCTGTGCTAACAGAAGCCGGAGTGAAACAAGCTGAAAGGTGTAGGCATGCCCTTGCAAATATGCACTTTGATCAGTGTTTTTCAAGTCCGATATCCCGTGCTAAG ACTACTGCTGAAGTGTTATGGCAAGGGAGGGAAGAGCCATTGGTTTTCCTTGATTCACTGAAGGAAGCCCATCTCTTTTTCCTTGAAGGCATGAAAAATG TGGATGCTAAGGTGATATATCCAAAGGAGTACATAACATGGAGAGAGGATCCGGCGAATTTCTACGTCAACGGTGTTTACCCTCTTCGGAGACTATGGGCAACAGCTAGAGATGCTTGGAGGGAAATATTGTTCACGCCG GGTGAAAGTTTTTTAGTTGTCACTCACAAATCAATTGTAAGGGCACTTATCTGCACAGCTTTAGGGCTACCCCCTGAGAG GTTTCGGTCAATCGATGTGAACAATGGTGGTATATCCACATTTGTGTTCAACAAAAGAGGGGAAGCAATGCTTAAGTCATTGAATATGACTGCTCATATGTATAGCGATCATGTGTATCTTTCTTGA